From the genome of Streptomyces spinoverrucosus:
GGCCGCCGCCAGCGTCCGCTCGTCCAGCTCGGCCAGCTCACCCTGCCCGAAGAGGGCCTTCGACGCGGCGATCACGGCGGCCGTCTGGTCGGCGCCGTGCACCAGCGTCGTCAGCTCCTCGGCCAGTGCACGCTGCGCCGCCCGCGCCTGCGGACGCTCCTCCGTCTGCCTCTCCAGCTCCTCCAGCTCCTCGCGGGACTTGAAGGACAGGATCCGCATGTACGTCGAGATGTCCCGGTCGTCCACGTTCAGCCAGAACTGGTAGAACGCGTACGGCGTCGTCATCTCCGGGTCGAGCCAGACGGCGCCGCCCTCGGTCTTGCCGAACTTGGTGCCGTCCGCCTTGGTCATCAGCGGCGTCGCCAGCGCGTGCACACTGGCGTGCGGCTCCAGCTTGTGGATCAGGTCCAGCCCTGCCGTGAGGTTGCCCCACTGGTCGCTGCCGCCCTGCTGGAGCGTGCAGCCGTACCGCCGGTAGAGCTGCAGGAAGTCCATGCCCTGCAGGATCTGGTAGCTGAACTCGGTGTAGCTGATGCCCTCGGAGGACTCCAGGCGCCGGGCGACGGAGTCCTTCGTCAGCATCTTGTTGACACGGAAGTGCTTGCCGATGTCCCGCAGGAACTCGATCGCGGAGAGGCCCTGCGTCCAGTCGAGGTTGTTGACCATCACGGCCGCGTTCTCACCCTCGAAGGACAGGAACGGCTCGATCTGGTGGCGCAGCTTCTGCACCCAGCCGGCGACCGTCTCCGGGTCGTTCAGCGTGCGCTCCGCCGTGGGGCGCGGGTCGCCGATCAGGCCCGTCGCGCCGCCCACCAGCGCCAGCGGCCGGTGACCGGCCTGCTGGAGCCGGCGAACGGTGAGCACCTGCACCAGATGCCCCACATGCAACGACGGCGCGGTCGGGTCGAAGCCGCAATAGAACGTGACGGGACCGTCCGCGAGCGCCTTGCGCAGTGCTTCCTCGTCGGTGGAGAGGGCGAACAGCCCACGCCACTTGAGCTCGTCGACGATGTCCGTCACGGTTCTCGTGTCTCCTTGGATGATCTTCGGGCAGTCGGGTGACCGCCGCCTACGAGGTTATACGCCCCGACTGACAGAGCTCATGTTGA
Proteins encoded in this window:
- the tyrS gene encoding tyrosine--tRNA ligase — encoded protein: MTDIVDELKWRGLFALSTDEEALRKALADGPVTFYCGFDPTAPSLHVGHLVQVLTVRRLQQAGHRPLALVGGATGLIGDPRPTAERTLNDPETVAGWVQKLRHQIEPFLSFEGENAAVMVNNLDWTQGLSAIEFLRDIGKHFRVNKMLTKDSVARRLESSEGISYTEFSYQILQGMDFLQLYRRYGCTLQQGGSDQWGNLTAGLDLIHKLEPHASVHALATPLMTKADGTKFGKTEGGAVWLDPEMTTPYAFYQFWLNVDDRDISTYMRILSFKSREELEELERQTEERPQARAAQRALAEELTTLVHGADQTAAVIAASKALFGQGELAELDERTLAAALSEVPNIQVAGPAPVVDLFAEVGLVPSKSAARRTVKEGGAYVNNAKVDSEDAVPAKEDLLHGRWLVLRRGKKNLAAVEVTGA